One Euphorbia lathyris chromosome 1, ddEupLath1.1, whole genome shotgun sequence DNA segment encodes these proteins:
- the LOC136213578 gene encoding growth-regulating factor 10-like yields the protein METNFAPSKLARFAHSSPGCLRMKRNGSPPIGLGLALGIGGSTDKEKASSGAKSYGFTILQRQELQLQTAIYRYIEARSPVPYHLILPIWRCVSTSFGTLNSNIFCPTFMRGMQMENRNGIELEPGRCRRTDGKKWRCSKEAVADQKYCERHMHRGRQRTRKLMEVAAKMNNSNASTTNCNLSISLSLATPTPAPAKSVF from the exons ATGGAGACCAATTTCGCACCTTCCAAACTTGCTCGTTTCGCACACTCTA GTCCGGGGTGTTTGAGAATGAAGAGAAATGGGTCGCCTCCGATTGGGCTAGGACTTGCGCTGGGAATTGGCGGCTCAACCGATAAAGAAAAAGCTAGTTCTGGTGCAAAATCGTATGGGTTCACAATTCTTCAAAGGCAAGAACTACAACTTCAGACTGCTATCTACAGATACATAGAAGCAAGGTCTCCAGTTCCTTACCATCTTATTCTTCCTATTTGGAGATGTGTTTCAACCTCCTTTGGCACTCTCAATTCTAACATTTTCTGTCCTACCT TTATGAGGGGGATGCAAATGGAAAATAGGAATGGGATAGAGCTAGAGCCAGGGAGGTGCAGAAGAACAGATGGGAAGAAATGGAGGTGCAGCAAAGAAGCTGTGGCTGATCAGAAATACTGTGAAAGACATATGCACAGAGGGCGACAAAGAACAAGAAAGCTTATGGAAGTTGCTGCTAAGATGAATAATAGTAATGCTTCTACTACCAATTGCAATCTCTCCATTTCACTAAGTCTTGCTACTCCTACTCCTGCTCCTGCCAAATCTGTTTTCTGA